From [Clostridium] symbiosum, a single genomic window includes:
- a CDS encoding NAD(P)H-dependent oxidoreductase subunit E: MQTYSKGERWQEYEQESESKMKNQEKKSEAKISAAGESLAGRNLTGGSLAGESLIGETISDKREEGLKEILGYYSSMTSPSSQENIVSMLQEIQELYGCITPEHSAMAAEAAGVKGTVIDCIMKLYKSLKPAPYRHRLTVCTGKNCHREDKDFLDTIKKELGIKGKIPSSGALSPDKKILLETRDCLKQCRTAPNFLLDGRLYAGSGNCDVKKLIKTLKAEQ, encoded by the coding sequence GTGAGAGCAAAATGAAAAACCAGGAGAAAAAATCAGAGGCAAAGATAAGCGCAGCTGGAGAAAGCCTGGCCGGGAGAAACTTGACCGGGGGGAGCCTGGCCGGGGAAAGCTTGATTGGGGAAACCATATCGGATAAACGCGAGGAGGGGCTGAAGGAAATACTGGGATATTACAGCAGCATGACATCCCCTTCCTCCCAGGAGAACATTGTTTCCATGCTGCAGGAGATACAGGAGCTGTACGGCTGCATTACCCCCGAACACAGCGCGATGGCGGCGGAAGCGGCAGGGGTGAAGGGGACGGTAATCGACTGTATCATGAAGCTGTACAAAAGCCTGAAACCGGCTCCCTACCGGCACCGCCTCACCGTCTGCACGGGGAAAAACTGTCACCGGGAAGACAAAGATTTTCTGGACACGATAAAGAAGGAGCTTGGGATCAAGGGGAAAATTCCTTCCTCTGGTGCATTGTCCCCGGATAAGAAAATCCTCCTGGAAACGAGAGACTGCCTGAAACAGTGCAGGACCGCTCCCAATTTTCTTCTGGACGGCAGGCTTTATGCCGGGAGTGGGAACTGTGACGTGAAAAAGCTGATAAAAACGCTGAAAGCGGAGCAGTAA